A single genomic interval of Helianthus annuus cultivar XRQ/B chromosome 13, HanXRQr2.0-SUNRISE, whole genome shotgun sequence harbors:
- the LOC110899403 gene encoding 60S ribosomal protein L38, producing MPKQIHEIKDFLLTARRKDARSVKIKRTKDIVKFKVRCSKYLYTLCVHDKDKADKLKQSLPPGLSVQDL from the exons ATG CCGAAGCAAATTCACGAGATCAAGGACTTCCTTCTTACTGCAAGAAGGAAGGATGCACGATCCGTGAAGATCAAAAGGACCAAGGATATTGTCAAGTTCAAGGTTCGCTGCTCAAAGTACCTGTACACCCTATGCGTTCATGACAAAGACAAGGCTGATAAGTTGAAGCAATCTCTTCCTCCAG GTTTGAGCGTGCAAGACCTTTAA